In Rhizobium sp. N324, a single genomic region encodes these proteins:
- the bamA gene encoding outer membrane protein assembly factor BamA, which yields MKAGSKFLNAVSAVALSASVVASGAGALTFVSATAAEAAVIQRIDVRGASRVGAEAVRSNLTIAPGKSFSNTDIDASVKQLYGTGYFSDVKISVSGSTLVVNVQEAQLVNQVVFNGNRKIKDDKLATIVQTHAAGPYSDTQIQADIQAIKEAYAATGRSEVEVTTQVVPLGEGRVNLAFVINEGDRTKIDSINFVGNNAYSAGRLAAVIATKRSNFLSFLTRKDVYNDDKLHADEEALRQFYYNRGYADMRIVSSDATFDDATNKYTLTFNIEEGQRYNFGPVTVQSTVEGVGSEQLQPLVRTHEGHVYNAKEVQKSIEAISDQVASAGYPFARVTPRGNRDLNNNTIGVEYLVDQGERAYVERIEIRGNSRTRDYVIRREFDMSEGDAFNQQMITKAKRRLEALGYFSSVNISTQPGSSPDRVVVVVDVQDQSTGSFGVGAGYAAGGDGLLLEASIEEKNFLGRGQYIRISAGGGQEGSRAYGVSFTEPYFLGYRLAAGFDVNHSETSSNDNYDYEETSVVLRVTAPITEDLATTFRYNYKQMKYDADNNDLSDLSAPYQHLVEDSPWTRSSISQTLTYNTLDDTVLPREGIYATATQEIAGLGGDSQFYKIYGKARYYRLLADDADIIGSVSASAGYVVGFGEHLNVFDQFTLTNGDIRGFENKGIGPRVAGTNDDPLGGTTYFTASAEATFPMPGFPRDFNLRGAVFADAGTLFGNDVDLRGDGIEGEDASLRASVGVGVVWQSPFGSLRLDYAIPVLKEDFDKTQNFKFGINNQF from the coding sequence ATGAAGGCTGGTTCAAAGTTTTTGAACGCAGTATCGGCGGTTGCGCTGTCTGCTAGTGTTGTTGCTTCGGGCGCAGGTGCTTTGACGTTCGTTTCCGCTACGGCTGCTGAAGCCGCGGTCATCCAGCGCATCGATGTGCGCGGCGCCAGCCGCGTCGGCGCGGAAGCCGTCCGGTCGAACCTCACCATCGCTCCCGGAAAGAGTTTTTCGAACACTGATATCGATGCCTCGGTCAAGCAGCTCTACGGCACCGGTTACTTCTCCGACGTCAAGATTTCGGTCTCCGGAAGCACGCTGGTCGTCAACGTCCAGGAAGCCCAGCTCGTCAATCAGGTGGTCTTCAACGGCAACCGCAAGATCAAGGACGACAAGCTCGCGACGATCGTCCAGACGCATGCCGCAGGCCCCTATAGCGACACCCAGATCCAGGCCGACATCCAGGCGATCAAGGAAGCCTATGCCGCCACCGGCCGCAGCGAGGTCGAAGTGACGACGCAGGTGGTGCCGCTCGGCGAAGGCCGCGTCAACCTTGCCTTCGTCATCAACGAAGGCGACCGCACCAAGATCGATTCGATCAACTTCGTCGGCAATAATGCCTACAGCGCCGGCCGCCTGGCTGCCGTCATCGCTACCAAGCGTTCGAACTTCCTGTCGTTCCTGACCCGCAAGGACGTCTATAACGATGACAAGCTCCACGCCGACGAGGAAGCGCTGCGTCAGTTCTATTACAATCGCGGCTACGCCGACATGCGTATCGTCTCTTCTGACGCGACCTTCGACGACGCGACCAACAAATACACGCTCACCTTCAATATCGAAGAAGGCCAGCGTTACAATTTCGGACCGGTGACTGTGCAGTCGACCGTCGAAGGCGTCGGTTCCGAGCAGTTGCAGCCGCTCGTGCGCACTCACGAAGGTCATGTCTACAACGCCAAGGAAGTGCAGAAGTCGATCGAGGCGATCTCCGATCAGGTCGCGTCTGCCGGTTATCCCTTTGCGCGCGTTACGCCGCGCGGTAACCGCGACCTCAACAACAATACGATCGGCGTCGAGTATCTGGTCGACCAGGGCGAGCGCGCCTATGTCGAGCGCATCGAAATCCGTGGCAACAGCCGCACCCGCGACTACGTGATCCGCCGCGAATTCGATATGAGCGAAGGCGACGCCTTCAATCAGCAGATGATCACCAAGGCCAAGCGCCGCCTCGAAGCGCTCGGTTATTTCTCCTCCGTCAACATCTCCACCCAGCCGGGCAGTTCACCGGATCGGGTCGTGGTGGTCGTCGACGTGCAGGATCAGTCGACAGGTTCGTTCGGTGTCGGCGCAGGTTATGCCGCTGGCGGCGACGGCCTGCTGCTTGAAGCCTCCATCGAGGAAAAGAACTTCCTCGGCCGCGGTCAGTACATCCGCATCTCGGCCGGCGGCGGTCAGGAAGGGTCGCGCGCCTACGGCGTCAGCTTTACCGAGCCCTATTTCCTTGGTTACCGCCTGGCGGCAGGCTTCGACGTCAACCACAGCGAGACGTCGAGCAACGACAATTACGATTACGAGGAAACCAGCGTCGTTCTGCGTGTCACCGCGCCGATCACCGAGGATCTGGCGACGACCTTCCGCTATAACTACAAGCAGATGAAGTATGATGCGGACAATAACGATCTTTCCGATCTGTCGGCGCCGTATCAGCACCTCGTCGAGGACAGCCCGTGGACGCGGTCTTCCATCTCGCAGACGCTGACCTACAACACGCTTGATGACACCGTCCTGCCGCGCGAAGGCATCTACGCGACGGCGACGCAGGAAATCGCCGGTCTCGGCGGCGACTCGCAGTTCTACAAGATCTACGGCAAGGCCCGTTACTACCGTCTGCTCGCTGACGATGCCGATATCATCGGCTCGGTTTCGGCCTCGGCTGGTTATGTCGTAGGCTTCGGCGAGCATCTGAACGTCTTCGATCAGTTCACGCTGACCAACGGCGACATTCGCGGCTTTGAAAACAAGGGCATCGGCCCGCGCGTTGCCGGCACCAACGACGATCCGCTGGGTGGCACGACTTATTTCACGGCATCGGCCGAAGCAACCTTCCCGATGCCGGGCTTCCCGCGTGACTTCAATCTGCGCGGCGCGGTCTTCGCTGATGCCGGCACGCTGTTCGGCAACGACGTCGACCTCAGGGGTGACGGCATTGAGGGCGAAGACGCTTCGCTGCGCGCTTCTGTCGGTGTCGGCGTCGTCTGGCAGTCTCCCTTCGGTTCGTTGCGCCTGGATTACGCGATCCCGGTTCTCAAGGAAGACTTCGACAAGACGCAGAACTTCAAGTTTGGCATCAACAACCAATTCTGA
- a CDS encoding isoprenyl transferase — translation MSESVFVTVPEHVAIIMDGNGRWAKQRGLPRTMGHRKGVEAVRETVRAAGAAGIKYLTLFAFSSENWRRPEAEVSDLLGLLKAFIRRDLAELHRQNVRIKVIGDRHSLRSDILGLLLEAEETTKDNTALTLVIAFNYGSRDEISRAAVSLARDVEAGRLRAQDITPSLINARLDTAGIPDPDLIIRTSGEERLSNFLLWQAAYSEFIFVPEYWPDFSPEIFRSALEKFASRDRRFGGLSSQAAAVGT, via the coding sequence ATGTCGGAATCTGTATTTGTGACTGTGCCAGAGCATGTTGCCATCATCATGGACGGCAATGGCCGTTGGGCCAAGCAGCGCGGCCTGCCGCGCACGATGGGCCATCGCAAGGGCGTCGAGGCGGTCCGCGAGACAGTGCGCGCCGCCGGCGCGGCCGGCATAAAATATCTGACCCTGTTTGCCTTCTCCTCGGAGAACTGGCGCCGGCCGGAGGCCGAGGTCTCCGATCTGCTCGGTCTGCTCAAGGCTTTCATCCGCCGTGACCTTGCCGAACTGCATCGCCAGAATGTGCGGATCAAGGTGATCGGCGACCGCCACAGCCTGCGCAGCGACATTCTCGGCCTGCTGCTCGAGGCGGAGGAGACCACCAAGGACAATACGGCGCTGACGCTGGTCATCGCCTTCAACTACGGCTCGCGCGACGAGATCTCCCGGGCCGCGGTGAGTCTGGCGCGGGACGTCGAGGCCGGCCGCCTGAGGGCGCAGGATATCACGCCCTCGCTGATCAACGCCCGTCTCGACACGGCCGGTATCCCCGATCCCGATCTCATCATCCGCACCAGCGGCGAGGAGCGGCTTTCCAATTTTCTTCTCTGGCAGGCTGCCTATTCGGAATTCATCTTCGTTCCGGAATATTGGCCGGATTTCAGCCCGGAGATCTTCCGCTCGGCGCTCGAGAAGTTCGCCTCCCGCGACCGGCGCTTCGGCGGCCTGTCGTCGCAGGCAGCCGCGGTCGGCACCTGA
- the rseP gene encoding RIP metalloprotease RseP, giving the protein MADIYAFLMGNIVTFILVLSLLVFVHEMGHYLVGRWSGIRILAFSVGFGPEVFGFTDRHGTRWKISVVPLGGYVRFFGDEDASSKPDSDKLAAMSEEDRARSFAGAKLWKRAATVAAGPIANFLLAIAIFTILFSIYGRSVADPVVSEVTPDGVAAAAGILPGDLLVAIDGGKVETFDDVRRYVGIRPSQQIVVTIERGGQKLDLPMVPQRVDRTDQFGNKIEVGQIGIVTSKEVGNFRLQTYTPLQALRESLIETRDIVTGTFKYIGNIFRGTMRADQLGGPIRVAQASGQMASLGIGAVLQLAAMLSVSIGLLNLMPVPVLDGGHLMFYAVEAVRGKPLGAKAQEIAFRIGLAMILTLMVFTTWNDVGAIRG; this is encoded by the coding sequence ATGGCCGATATATACGCATTCCTGATGGGGAATATCGTCACCTTCATCCTCGTGCTTTCGCTGCTCGTCTTCGTGCACGAGATGGGCCACTACCTCGTCGGCCGCTGGAGCGGTATCCGCATCCTTGCCTTTTCAGTCGGTTTCGGCCCGGAGGTCTTCGGCTTCACCGACCGCCATGGAACGCGCTGGAAGATCTCGGTGGTCCCGCTTGGCGGCTACGTGCGGTTCTTTGGTGACGAAGACGCGTCCAGCAAGCCCGACAGCGACAAGCTCGCCGCCATGTCCGAAGAGGACAGGGCGCGTTCCTTCGCCGGCGCAAAGCTGTGGAAACGCGCCGCGACGGTCGCCGCTGGCCCGATTGCCAATTTTCTGCTGGCGATTGCCATCTTCACCATTCTGTTCTCGATCTACGGCCGTTCGGTCGCCGATCCGGTCGTTTCCGAGGTCACGCCGGATGGCGTGGCGGCTGCCGCCGGCATCCTTCCGGGCGATCTCCTGGTCGCCATCGACGGCGGCAAGGTCGAGACCTTCGACGACGTACGCCGTTATGTCGGCATCCGCCCAAGCCAGCAGATCGTCGTCACCATCGAGCGGGGCGGCCAGAAGCTCGACTTGCCGATGGTGCCGCAACGCGTCGACAGGACCGATCAGTTCGGCAACAAGATCGAAGTCGGCCAGATCGGCATCGTCACCAGCAAGGAAGTCGGCAATTTCCGCCTGCAGACCTATACGCCGCTCCAGGCGCTGCGCGAAAGTCTGATCGAAACCCGGGATATCGTCACCGGCACCTTCAAATATATCGGCAATATTTTCCGCGGTACGATGCGGGCCGATCAACTGGGCGGGCCGATCCGCGTTGCGCAGGCCTCGGGCCAGATGGCTTCGCTTGGTATAGGGGCAGTGTTGCAGCTTGCCGCCATGCTTTCAGTTTCGATAGGATTGCTTAACCTGATGCCGGTTCCGGTACTTGATGGCGGCCACCTGATGTTCTATGCGGTGGAAGCGGTCAGAGGAAAACCGCTGGGCGCCAAGGCTCAGGAAATCGCATTTCGCATCGGCTTGGCCATGATACTAACATTGATGGTTTTCACGACCTGGAACGACGTTGGCGCGATCAGAGGGTAA
- the fabZ gene encoding 3-hydroxyacyl-ACP dehydratase FabZ, with amino-acid sequence MTEEATTTLSSADIIEIMKLLPHRYPFLMVDKIIEIDGDNSAIGIKNVTVNEPHFTGHFPEAPIMPGVLLIEGMAQTAGAICAKKEGQPGNLVYFMTIENARFRKPVVPGDRVEFHVAKHKQRGNIWKFHCDAKVDGALVAEADIGAMIVRKEQA; translated from the coding sequence ATGACTGAGGAAGCCACGACAACGCTTTCTTCGGCTGACATCATCGAGATCATGAAGCTGCTGCCGCATCGTTACCCCTTCCTCATGGTCGACAAGATCATCGAGATCGACGGTGACAACAGCGCGATCGGCATCAAGAATGTCACGGTGAACGAACCGCATTTCACCGGCCATTTTCCGGAGGCTCCGATCATGCCGGGCGTTCTCCTGATCGAGGGCATGGCGCAGACCGCGGGTGCGATCTGTGCCAAGAAGGAGGGCCAGCCCGGCAACCTCGTCTACTTCATGACCATCGAGAACGCGCGCTTCCGCAAGCCGGTCGTTCCCGGCGATCGCGTGGAATTCCATGTCGCCAAGCACAAGCAGCGCGGCAATATCTGGAAATTCCATTGCGACGCCAAGGTTGACGGCGCCCTTGTCGCCGAAGCCGATATCGGCGCAATGATCGTTCGTAAGGAACAGGCATGA
- the frr gene encoding ribosome recycling factor, protein MSEGIDIKELKRRMDGAVSAFKSDIASLRTGRASANILDPVTIEAYGSRMPLNQVANITVPEPRMLSVSVWDKSMVSAVERGIRESNLGLNPIVDGQSLRIPLPELNEERRKSLVKVAHDYAEKSKVAIRHVRRDGMDGLKKAEKDGVIGQDEGRAQSERVQKMTDETISEIDRLLGEKEKEIMQV, encoded by the coding sequence ATGAGTGAAGGTATCGACATCAAGGAACTGAAGCGCCGCATGGATGGCGCGGTTTCCGCATTCAAGAGCGACATCGCATCGCTGCGCACCGGCCGTGCTTCGGCCAACATCCTCGATCCGGTCACGATCGAGGCCTATGGTTCGCGCATGCCGCTGAACCAGGTCGCCAACATCACCGTGCCCGAGCCGCGTATGCTGTCGGTTTCCGTCTGGGACAAGTCGATGGTCAGCGCCGTCGAGCGCGGTATCCGCGAATCCAATCTCGGCCTCAACCCGATCGTCGACGGCCAGAGCCTGCGCATCCCGCTGCCGGAGCTGAACGAGGAGCGCCGCAAGTCGCTCGTCAAGGTGGCTCATGATTATGCGGAAAAGAGCAAGGTCGCGATTCGCCATGTCCGCCGCGACGGCATGGACGGCCTTAAGAAGGCCGAAAAGGACGGCGTAATCGGCCAGGACGAGGGCAGGGCGCAGTCGGAACGCGTACAGAAGATGACGGACGAGACGATTTCCGAAATCGACCGCTTGCTTGGCGAGAAGGAAAAGGAAATCATGCAGGTCTAG
- the lpxA gene encoding acyl-ACP--UDP-N-acetylglucosamine O-acyltransferase, which translates to MSTIAESARIHPMAVVEDGAVIGEGVKIGPFCHVGPHVVLHENVELLSHAVVTGRTVIGKGTRIFPMAVIGGDPQSVHHGGEETTLSVGANCTMREGVTMNTGTADFGGRTIVGDNNLFLANSHVAHDCKVGNHVIMSNNVMLAGHVVIEDRVILGGGSAVHQFTRVGRQAFVGGLSAVSYDVIPYGMLNGNPGLLSGLNVVGMTRAGVERAVIHRVRRAYKSIFEGTGSVRENAAAIRDEYADCEPVVRILDFIAADSDRALSSPTRGQKG; encoded by the coding sequence ATGAGCACCATCGCCGAAAGCGCCCGTATTCATCCGATGGCTGTCGTCGAAGACGGGGCCGTGATCGGTGAGGGCGTCAAGATCGGTCCCTTCTGCCATGTCGGGCCGCACGTCGTCCTGCATGAGAATGTCGAGCTCCTGTCGCATGCGGTCGTCACCGGACGTACCGTGATCGGCAAGGGCACGCGCATCTTTCCGATGGCCGTCATCGGCGGCGATCCCCAGAGCGTGCATCACGGCGGCGAGGAAACGACGCTTTCGGTCGGCGCCAACTGCACGATGCGCGAAGGCGTGACGATGAACACCGGCACGGCCGATTTCGGCGGCCGAACGATCGTCGGCGACAACAACCTTTTCCTGGCCAATTCCCACGTCGCGCATGACTGCAAGGTCGGCAATCACGTGATCATGTCGAACAACGTCATGCTGGCCGGGCATGTCGTCATCGAGGATCGTGTCATCCTGGGCGGCGGTTCGGCTGTTCACCAATTCACCCGCGTCGGCCGTCAGGCCTTCGTCGGCGGGCTTTCTGCGGTGAGTTACGACGTCATTCCCTACGGCATGCTGAACGGCAATCCCGGGCTGCTGAGCGGCCTCAATGTCGTCGGCATGACGCGCGCCGGCGTCGAACGCGCCGTCATCCACCGGGTGCGCCGCGCCTATAAGTCGATCTTCGAAGGAACGGGTTCCGTCCGCGAAAACGCCGCCGCCATCCGCGACGAATATGCCGATTGCGAGCCGGTGGTCCGGATCCTCGATTTCATCGCGGCCGACAGCGATCGCGCCCTGTCCTCGCCGACCCGGGGGCAGAAGGGCTGA
- a CDS encoding phosphatidate cytidylyltransferase: protein MQQELKLRIVSGLILAAVVLAATWYGGFAFRVLAAVIGLLIYYEWSTITGIARDWVANAVGWIGQAAVAFLVLVGNFEFAAGMLAGVTAVGIALIILHGTSRWLPVGLFYAGATGLALAAIRSDDQPGLYAMLFVFAVVWATDILAYFVGRALGGPKLAPSISPGKTWSGAIGGAVSAVAAGVVLVHFLLPGAELIAAVAALVFSVCSQSGDLFESFIKRKFGVKDSSRLIPGHGGVMDRVDGLIFACFSAFLLAGLFSLIKGTAMTSLGAALFGL, encoded by the coding sequence ATGCAGCAGGAATTGAAGCTCCGCATCGTTTCGGGACTGATTCTTGCGGCCGTCGTTCTTGCCGCCACCTGGTATGGCGGGTTTGCCTTCCGCGTCCTGGCGGCCGTGATCGGCCTGCTGATCTATTATGAATGGTCGACAATAACCGGCATCGCGCGTGATTGGGTCGCCAACGCGGTCGGCTGGATCGGCCAGGCGGCGGTTGCCTTCCTCGTGCTTGTCGGCAATTTCGAATTCGCCGCCGGCATGCTGGCCGGCGTCACCGCCGTCGGCATCGCGCTGATCATCCTGCACGGCACAAGCCGCTGGTTGCCGGTGGGCCTGTTTTATGCCGGTGCCACGGGCCTAGCGCTCGCCGCCATCCGCAGCGATGACCAGCCCGGCCTTTACGCCATGCTCTTCGTCTTTGCCGTGGTCTGGGCAACCGACATCCTTGCTTATTTCGTCGGCAGGGCGCTTGGCGGACCGAAGCTTGCCCCTTCGATTTCGCCGGGAAAGACTTGGTCGGGCGCAATCGGCGGCGCCGTTTCGGCGGTCGCGGCCGGCGTCGTTCTCGTCCATTTTCTCCTTCCTGGCGCTGAACTCATCGCAGCCGTCGCAGCCCTCGTTTTCTCGGTTTGCAGCCAGTCGGGAGATCTGTTTGAATCGTTCATCAAGCGGAAATTCGGCGTCAAGGATTCAAGCCGTCTCATTCCGGGGCATGGCGGCGTGATGGACCGTGTCGACGGACTGATTTTCGCCTGTTTTTCGGCGTTCTTGCTTGCTGGATTATTTTCCCTGATAAAGGGGACTGCGATGACGTCGCTCGGCGCGGCCTTGTTCGGCCTTTGA
- the lpxD gene encoding UDP-3-O-(3-hydroxymyristoyl)glucosamine N-acyltransferase: protein MEQNVFFLPHEGLKLVELAEFLGAELANSDHADVIVRSVAPINRARAGDVCYILSRRSRDELATCEASAVICDKALVDLVPPHIPVILSSNPHAAFAMAGGLFYPSALRPVAISLGESEIAPSAVIDPSARLEKGVIVEPLAVIGAHAEIGEGTRIGANSVIGPNVKIGRDCSIAAGASVLCALIGNGVIIHNGVRIGQDGFGYAPGPRGMIKIVQIGRVIIQDNVEIGANTTIDRGAMDDTVIGEGTKIDNQVQIGHNVQMGRHCAIVAQVGIAGSTKIGNGVQIGGQAGIKGHVTIGDGVQIAAKSGIMTDLAAGGQYGGVPARPLKDYLREAAQQVSKSKLRGRNPGGKEND, encoded by the coding sequence ATGGAGCAAAACGTTTTTTTTCTGCCCCATGAAGGTCTGAAGCTCGTTGAGCTGGCAGAGTTTCTTGGGGCGGAACTCGCCAATTCCGACCACGCCGATGTTATCGTCCGCTCCGTCGCTCCCATCAACCGGGCGCGGGCGGGTGATGTCTGTTATATCCTGTCGCGCCGCAGCCGCGATGAACTGGCGACCTGCGAAGCTTCGGCGGTGATCTGCGACAAGGCGCTCGTCGATCTCGTACCCCCGCATATTCCGGTCATCCTGTCGTCCAATCCGCACGCGGCCTTTGCTATGGCAGGCGGCCTGTTTTACCCGTCAGCACTGCGTCCGGTCGCCATTTCGCTGGGTGAAAGCGAGATCGCGCCGAGCGCGGTGATCGATCCGAGCGCCAGGCTGGAAAAAGGTGTGATCGTCGAGCCGCTGGCGGTTATCGGCGCACATGCCGAGATCGGCGAAGGCACACGGATCGGCGCGAACAGCGTCATCGGCCCGAACGTCAAGATCGGCCGCGATTGTTCGATCGCGGCCGGCGCCAGCGTTCTCTGCGCGCTGATCGGCAACGGCGTCATCATCCACAACGGCGTCCGCATCGGCCAGGATGGTTTCGGGTATGCGCCCGGTCCGCGTGGCATGATCAAGATCGTCCAGATCGGCCGGGTGATCATCCAGGACAATGTCGAGATCGGCGCCAATACCACGATCGACCGTGGCGCCATGGACGATACTGTCATCGGCGAGGGGACCAAGATCGACAACCAGGTGCAGATCGGCCACAACGTCCAGATGGGCCGCCATTGCGCCATTGTCGCGCAGGTCGGCATCGCCGGCAGCACGAAGATCGGCAATGGCGTGCAGATCGGCGGCCAGGCCGGCATCAAGGGCCATGTGACGATCGGCGACGGCGTGCAGATCGCTGCCAAAAGCGGTATCATGACCGATCTTGCCGCCGGCGGGCAATATGGCGGTGTACCGGCGCGTCCGCTGAAAGACTATCTGAGAGAGGCCGCACAACAAGTGTCGAAGTCCAAGTTGCGCGGCCGGAACCCTGGAGGCAAGGAAAATGACTGA
- a CDS encoding LpxI family protein: MALSGDTATGRLAIIAGGGLLPSYVAEAARAAGENPVIVALKDESDRRWEGYDHAVIGIGDFAALDGLFNRYGVGRVVMSGSVARRPEWREVRPTLRILMKVPAAIRTLLSGGDDTVLQMVIRLIEGNGRRVVGAHEIAPDLLASVGPLGAATPGDEDRRDIRRAAEAADMLGRLDVGQGAISIGGRVVALEGVEGTDEMLDRVASLRVAGRISPRRRGALVKLCKPQQDIRADLPAIGVSTILNARKAGLGGIAVEAGRSLVLDRSAVIKAADEAGLFVCGIDRGLPAWGLE; this comes from the coding sequence GTGGCTTTATCGGGCGACACCGCTACGGGCCGGCTGGCGATCATTGCCGGCGGTGGTCTCCTGCCTTCCTATGTCGCCGAAGCCGCGCGTGCGGCGGGTGAAAATCCCGTCATCGTCGCCCTGAAGGACGAGAGCGACCGGCGCTGGGAAGGCTATGACCACGCCGTCATCGGCATCGGCGATTTCGCCGCTCTTGACGGGCTGTTCAACCGTTATGGCGTCGGCCGTGTGGTGATGTCGGGCAGCGTGGCCCGCCGGCCGGAATGGCGCGAGGTGCGCCCGACGCTGCGTATCCTGATGAAGGTCCCGGCCGCCATCCGCACCCTGCTCTCCGGTGGCGACGACACCGTTCTGCAGATGGTCATCCGGCTGATCGAGGGAAACGGCCGCCGGGTCGTCGGCGCTCATGAAATCGCGCCCGATCTGCTTGCCTCCGTCGGTCCGCTTGGCGCAGCAACGCCGGGTGACGAAGACCGGCGTGATATCCGCCGCGCCGCCGAAGCCGCGGACATGCTCGGCCGGCTCGATGTCGGGCAGGGCGCCATCAGCATCGGCGGGCGCGTCGTGGCACTCGAGGGTGTCGAGGGCACGGATGAGATGCTGGACCGTGTCGCAAGTCTCAGAGTAGCCGGGCGCATCTCGCCGCGGCGCCGCGGCGCGCTTGTCAAGCTCTGCAAGCCGCAACAGGATATCCGCGCCGACCTGCCGGCGATCGGCGTTTCCACCATTCTGAACGCAAGAAAAGCCGGTCTCGGCGGCATCGCGGTGGAGGCAGGCCGCTCGCTGGTGCTCGATCGATCCGCCGTCATCAAGGCCGCCGATGAGGCGGGGCTTTTTGTCTGCGGCATCGATCGCGGACTGCCGGCATGGGGGCTCGAATGA
- the pyrH gene encoding UMP kinase, whose protein sequence is MSLEPVYKRVLLKASGEALMGSQGFGIDVTVADRIASDIAAARHMGVEVGVVVGGGNIFRGVAVASKGGDRVTGDHMGMLGTIINALALATSLRKLNIDTVVLSAISMPEICESFSQRATLYHLSMGRVVIFAGGTGNPFFTTDSAAALRAAEMGAEAIFKGTQVDGIYTADPKKYPDATRLDRLTHQEVLDRGLAVMDVAAVALARENSIPIIVFSIHEKGGFTEILTGGGLKTIVSDN, encoded by the coding sequence ATGTCTTTAGAGCCTGTCTATAAACGCGTTCTACTCAAGGCTTCCGGCGAAGCGCTCATGGGTAGCCAGGGTTTCGGGATCGATGTCACGGTGGCGGACCGTATTGCATCCGATATCGCCGCGGCAAGGCATATGGGCGTGGAAGTCGGCGTCGTCGTCGGTGGCGGCAATATTTTCCGCGGTGTCGCGGTGGCGTCCAAGGGCGGCGACCGGGTCACCGGCGACCACATGGGTATGCTCGGCACCATCATCAATGCACTGGCGCTGGCGACCTCGCTGCGCAAGCTGAACATCGACACGGTGGTGCTTTCGGCCATCTCCATGCCCGAGATCTGCGAGAGCTTTTCGCAGCGTGCGACCCTCTATCATCTGTCGATGGGACGTGTGGTGATCTTTGCCGGCGGCACCGGCAACCCCTTCTTCACCACCGATTCGGCTGCGGCACTGCGCGCCGCCGAAATGGGCGCCGAAGCGATCTTCAAAGGCACGCAGGTGGACGGCATCTACACCGCCGACCCGAAGAAATATCCCGATGCGACCCGCCTCGACCGCCTGACTCACCAGGAAGTGCTGGACAGGGGGCTTGCGGTGATGGACGTTGCCGCCGTGGCGCTCGCCAGGGAGAATTCCATTCCGATCATCGTCTTCTCGATCCACGAGAAAGGCGGTTTTACCGAAATCCTGACGGGCGGTGGCCTCAAGACCATCGTCTCCGACAATTGA